In a single window of the Luteibaculum oceani genome:
- a CDS encoding methyltransferase RsmF C-terminal domain-like protein, translating into MDLPQAFLDRITKEWNSETISKYRDSFQEIYHSIRLNPLKNLELDSFKEYNKIPWASQGYYLSRRPHYTWDPAFQAGYYYAQEAGSMSIEFIFQKWRKQYQEKELIGLDACSAPGGKATHILSLLDPDLDVLICNEPIPKRAQVLKDNLGKWGYINVLGNNLDFCKYGLPKNSLDFAVIDAPCSGEGMFRRDNRAVEEWSEENVKTCASRQQNILDHILPSLKPGGLIVYSTCTFNKDENESQLEYITRHGADPFKISDLNNFENAQLTGKENAFRFIPGVTKSEGFYVSAYVIKKQSEQSESKNKPRRIKTAKLDHVTVKNGCLIEEKGTYYAVSNRGYEVYKEANLGLPIIAIGEEKKEKFIPHSNLGYSPFLLHNYPSVELDWEQAQKYLEGETIRVFCEKGIVLLQHESIPLGFGKSVGTRINNLKEKGLRLINSAPSKTLADIRFPPS; encoded by the coding sequence ATGGATTTACCTCAGGCATTTTTAGATAGGATTACCAAGGAATGGAACTCCGAAACAATATCAAAGTATCGTGATTCTTTTCAGGAAATTTACCATTCTATCCGATTAAATCCACTCAAAAATCTTGAGCTAGATTCCTTTAAAGAGTACAACAAAATTCCATGGGCTTCTCAAGGTTATTATCTATCCCGAAGACCTCATTACACATGGGACCCAGCTTTTCAAGCAGGATATTACTACGCCCAGGAAGCGGGATCTATGAGTATTGAGTTTATTTTCCAGAAATGGAGAAAACAGTACCAAGAAAAAGAACTAATTGGTCTCGATGCTTGCTCCGCTCCTGGAGGTAAAGCCACTCATATCTTGTCTTTGCTCGACCCAGATCTGGATGTATTAATATGCAATGAACCCATTCCTAAAAGAGCACAGGTATTAAAGGATAATTTAGGAAAATGGGGCTACATCAATGTTTTAGGAAATAATCTTGATTTCTGTAAATACGGACTACCCAAAAACAGTTTAGATTTCGCCGTAATTGACGCCCCCTGCAGTGGTGAGGGAATGTTTAGGCGTGATAACAGGGCTGTGGAGGAATGGAGCGAGGAAAATGTAAAAACCTGTGCCTCCAGACAACAAAATATTTTAGATCATATCCTGCCCTCCCTAAAGCCTGGAGGTTTGATCGTATATAGCACCTGTACCTTTAATAAAGACGAAAACGAAAGTCAACTGGAGTACATTACCCGACATGGAGCAGACCCCTTCAAAATCTCCGACCTTAACAATTTCGAAAACGCTCAATTAACTGGGAAAGAAAATGCATTTAGATTTATTCCTGGAGTAACAAAAAGTGAAGGATTTTACGTGAGTGCCTATGTTATTAAAAAACAATCAGAGCAATCCGAAAGTAAAAACAAACCACGGAGAATTAAAACTGCCAAACTTGACCATGTAACCGTAAAAAATGGCTGCCTTATTGAGGAAAAAGGTACGTACTATGCAGTTTCTAATCGTGGATACGAGGTATACAAAGAAGCTAATCTTGGCCTCCCAATTATTGCGATTGGTGAAGAGAAAAAAGAAAAATTCATCCCCCACAGTAACCTTGGTTACTCACCCTTTTTACTGCATAATTACCCCTCCGTAGAATTAGATTGGGAACAAGCCCAGAAATACCTTGAAGGTGAAACAATAAGAGTTTTCTGTGAAAAGGGGATTGTTCTACTCCAACACGAATCCATACCCTTAGGGTTTGGAAAATCAGTAGGTACACGCATTAACAATTTAAAGGAAAAAGGACTGAGACTAATCAACTCTGCACCATCTAAAACTCTGGCTGACATTAGATTTCCACCCAGCTAA
- a CDS encoding PAS domain-containing sensor histidine kinase, whose product MPDSHLNNSNPEKIYSLLNLSEKVGQVGSWEFIVAPSKIHVSGIAREILNISSPKDSGLILQNLKCSHSKKSISDIIISGTSSGATFTQFIELNFGEHTKFIRINGECESNSEKKVVRSFGNIQDLTYEFEKERTLKESEISLKDAQHLSKIGSWTWYPQENRVKWSEEMFRILGLEPSKDEITIDTVFKFIHPDDIQHVRDITNKALFEKRAIPVEYRVITPNGTIKHVRGSGEAVIRDGEMIKMFGTIQDISSEVVLKNQLKAYWKNSQDLLCIFDLKGNIKSINPKWSRLLGYSISESKTLSFEEILHPNDRQMIFRKICLLIQTPTNSEFTCRVKTKNNNHIWVSWLCSSNMDSKEVYASGRDITYMVESEEKLKNSALELEAKNKALEQFAYIASHDLKEPLRTITSLTDLWIKDNEHLLDENGRTVFDFVKKATKRMDSLISGLLDYSMIGSNENIELLNTKAIVTSVLEDLSLLVEEKQATITIEQLPEIRGYKTGVRQVFQNLVGNALKYTKKNGEKPKINISCNARGKEYIFCIQDNGIGISTEDKEKIFKIFQRLHNRSEYEGSGIGLAHCQKITEVHGGRIWVESTVGQGSSFYFSFGEQEIQHSASTENQSKRNKSGGHLSIAS is encoded by the coding sequence ATGCCAGACTCCCACCTAAACAATTCCAACCCCGAAAAGATTTATTCTCTTTTAAATCTTTCTGAAAAAGTAGGTCAAGTAGGATCGTGGGAGTTCATTGTGGCCCCTTCTAAAATACATGTTAGTGGCATTGCTCGAGAAATATTAAATATATCATCCCCTAAAGACAGTGGTTTAATTCTGCAGAATTTAAAATGTAGCCATTCCAAAAAGTCAATTAGTGATATTATAATTTCTGGAACTTCTAGTGGAGCAACTTTTACGCAGTTCATAGAACTCAATTTTGGAGAACACACAAAGTTTATACGCATTAACGGGGAATGTGAATCAAACAGTGAAAAGAAAGTAGTACGATCCTTCGGTAATATCCAAGATCTGACTTATGAATTTGAAAAAGAACGAACCCTTAAGGAAAGTGAAATTTCACTTAAGGACGCCCAGCACCTGTCGAAAATAGGTAGTTGGACCTGGTATCCTCAAGAGAATAGGGTAAAATGGTCTGAGGAAATGTTTAGGATTTTAGGGTTAGAGCCGTCTAAGGACGAAATTACCATAGACACCGTATTCAAATTCATTCATCCCGATGACATTCAACATGTTAGGGATATCACTAACAAAGCTTTATTCGAAAAAAGAGCAATTCCTGTAGAATACCGAGTTATAACTCCCAATGGTACAATTAAACATGTTAGGGGTAGCGGCGAGGCAGTTATAAGAGATGGGGAGATGATTAAAATGTTTGGTACAATTCAAGATATTTCTTCCGAAGTTGTATTAAAAAATCAGCTTAAAGCCTATTGGAAAAACTCACAAGATCTACTTTGTATTTTTGACTTAAAAGGAAACATAAAAAGCATAAACCCCAAATGGTCTAGATTACTAGGGTATTCTATATCAGAGTCCAAAACCCTTAGTTTCGAAGAAATTCTTCACCCTAATGACAGGCAAATGATTTTCCGTAAAATTTGTCTATTAATTCAAACCCCAACAAATTCCGAATTTACCTGTAGGGTTAAAACAAAAAACAATAATCACATTTGGGTTTCCTGGTTATGCTCTTCAAACATGGACTCCAAAGAGGTATATGCATCGGGAAGAGACATCACCTATATGGTAGAGTCTGAAGAAAAACTGAAAAATTCTGCCTTAGAATTAGAAGCCAAAAACAAAGCTCTGGAGCAGTTTGCCTACATCGCATCTCATGATTTAAAGGAACCTCTAAGAACCATAACCAGCTTAACGGATTTATGGATTAAGGACAACGAACACTTATTAGATGAAAACGGTAGAACTGTTTTCGATTTTGTTAAAAAGGCCACTAAGAGAATGGATAGCCTGATTAGTGGATTGCTGGATTACAGCATGATTGGCAGCAATGAAAACATAGAGCTGCTTAACACTAAAGCCATTGTTACCTCGGTTCTTGAAGATTTGAGTTTGCTTGTTGAAGAAAAGCAGGCAACTATAACTATCGAACAACTTCCAGAAATTAGAGGATACAAAACAGGAGTTAGACAGGTATTCCAAAACTTGGTTGGAAATGCTCTTAAATACACCAAGAAAAACGGGGAAAAACCCAAAATCAATATTTCGTGCAATGCTAGAGGTAAAGAATATATCTTTTGCATTCAGGATAATGGCATAGGTATAAGTACCGAAGACAAGGAAAAAATCTTTAAAATCTTTCAGCGATTACATAATAGATCGGAATACGAAGGAAGTGGAATTGGCTTGGCTCACTGCCAGAAAATTACAGAAGTTCACGGGGGAAGAATATGGGTTGAATCTACAGTGGGCCAAGGCAGTTCCTTTTACTTCTCCTTCGGAGAACAAGAAATCCAGCATTCGGCATCGACTGAAAACCAGAGTAAAAGGAATAAAAGCGGAGGCCACCTTAGCATAGCCTCTTAA
- a CDS encoding DUF6691 family protein: MKYFKFLLIGILFGIIMVKSQAVSWYRIQEMFRFQSFHMYGIIGSALAAGLVFNQLFRRNIIRSFRGNPIQLKDKAPLYKANILGGILFGMGWGITGACPGPLYTLFGAGYTSIILVIISAISGTFLYGVLKKHLPH; encoded by the coding sequence ATGAAATATTTTAAGTTTTTACTCATTGGTATACTTTTCGGAATCATTATGGTGAAGTCTCAGGCAGTTTCTTGGTACAGGATACAGGAAATGTTTAGATTTCAGAGCTTCCACATGTATGGAATCATTGGTTCTGCTTTAGCCGCTGGACTTGTTTTTAACCAGCTATTTAGAAGAAATATCATCCGGAGTTTTAGGGGGAATCCTATTCAACTTAAGGATAAGGCCCCATTGTACAAGGCAAACATTTTGGGAGGAATCTTATTTGGAATGGGATGGGGAATAACAGGAGCTTGTCCAGGACCACTGTATACACTTTTTGGTGCAGGGTATACCTCAATTATATTAGTGATTATCTCCGCAATAAGTGGAACCTTTTTATACGGGGTATTAAAAAAACATCTCCCTCATTAG
- a CDS encoding YeeE/YedE family protein — translation METIMEFWPWYIAGPLIAIVMFLLTWFEKTFGVSSTMRVVCSALGAGKRYEFFAFDWKSQIWNLVFVVGAMLGGWIAVTFLNGDAAVEIAAATQKDLEHLGFDTSSSLLPQELFSWNSLKDAGTLLILIAGGLLIGFGTRWAGGCTSGHAITGLSNLQLPSLIAVIGFFIGGLLVTHLLFPILF, via the coding sequence ATGGAGACTATAATGGAGTTTTGGCCCTGGTATATAGCAGGGCCCTTAATCGCTATTGTCATGTTTTTACTAACCTGGTTCGAAAAAACCTTTGGAGTTTCTTCAACTATGCGGGTAGTTTGTTCGGCGCTAGGAGCTGGTAAGAGGTATGAATTTTTTGCCTTCGACTGGAAAAGTCAGATTTGGAATTTAGTCTTTGTGGTGGGAGCTATGCTAGGAGGCTGGATAGCGGTGACCTTTTTAAATGGAGATGCTGCGGTTGAAATAGCTGCAGCTACACAAAAGGACCTGGAGCATCTGGGATTTGACACAAGCTCATCTTTACTGCCTCAAGAACTGTTCAGTTGGAATAGCTTGAAGGACGCTGGAACGCTACTTATTTTAATTGCTGGAGGCTTGTTAATTGGATTTGGGACCCGATGGGCTGGAGGTTGTACTTCTGGACATGCCATCACGGGATTATCCAATCTACAGTTACCTTCTTTAATTGCAGTAATCGGCTTCTTTATCGGAGGACTTTTAGTAACACATTTATTATTTCCCATACTCTTTTAA
- a CDS encoding MBL fold metallo-hydrolase, translating into MKIEQIYTGCLAQGAYYIESEGEAIIIDPLREVKPYIERAEKDNAKIKYILETHFHADFVSGHISLAEKTGATIVYGPNANPSFKAHIAKDGEILNLGKLKIKVLHTPGHTMESTCYLLCDENGKEEAIFTGDTLFLGDVGRPDLAQKGADLTQEDLAGFLFESLRGKIMPLPDELTVYPAHGAGSACGKNMMKETVDTLGNQKKMNYALNPELSKEDFIKEVTDGLMPPPKYFPLNVKLNKEGYTDIDQILSQGTKALEPEDFEAVVNQKGALMLDVRAAADFVKGHVPNSIFIGLDGGFAPWVGELIVDIAQPILLIVDENRVEEAVTRLARVGFDNTLGYLKGGIEAWQSAGKAVETVESVPAKTLEEKFAEVKENVFDVRKCSEYGASHIEGAIHTSLAEINNHLDKYPKNAKAYIHCAGGYRSVIAASILKSRGIHNIVNVEGGFKDIKETSLPLTN; encoded by the coding sequence ATGAAGATAGAACAGATATATACAGGATGTTTAGCACAGGGTGCTTACTACATTGAAAGTGAAGGTGAGGCAATAATCATAGATCCCTTACGCGAGGTAAAACCTTATATTGAAAGGGCCGAGAAGGATAATGCCAAGATCAAGTATATTCTGGAAACGCATTTCCACGCAGACTTTGTGAGTGGTCATATTTCCCTTGCCGAAAAAACTGGAGCAACCATAGTTTATGGTCCCAATGCAAATCCATCATTTAAAGCACACATTGCCAAGGATGGAGAAATCTTGAACTTAGGTAAACTCAAAATTAAGGTACTACATACTCCTGGGCATACCATGGAAAGTACTTGCTACTTACTTTGTGATGAAAACGGAAAGGAAGAAGCCATTTTTACCGGTGATACGCTGTTTTTGGGAGATGTGGGGAGACCAGATTTAGCCCAAAAGGGTGCGGATTTAACTCAAGAAGATCTTGCTGGATTTTTGTTTGAGTCACTCAGAGGTAAAATCATGCCACTTCCAGACGAATTAACCGTATACCCAGCGCATGGAGCAGGTTCTGCTTGTGGAAAAAACATGATGAAGGAAACTGTGGATACTCTAGGCAATCAGAAGAAAATGAATTATGCCTTAAACCCAGAGTTGTCTAAGGAGGATTTTATAAAAGAGGTAACAGACGGATTAATGCCTCCACCCAAATATTTCCCTCTTAACGTAAAACTGAATAAGGAAGGTTATACCGACATCGACCAAATTTTATCTCAAGGAACCAAAGCATTAGAGCCAGAGGATTTTGAGGCCGTAGTGAATCAAAAGGGAGCTTTGATGTTGGACGTACGCGCAGCAGCTGATTTCGTAAAAGGACATGTCCCCAACTCTATTTTTATTGGATTAGATGGAGGTTTTGCACCATGGGTTGGAGAACTGATTGTAGATATAGCGCAACCTATCCTATTAATAGTTGATGAAAATAGAGTGGAAGAGGCGGTTACCAGACTTGCACGTGTTGGATTTGATAACACTTTGGGTTATTTAAAGGGTGGAATTGAAGCATGGCAGTCGGCTGGTAAGGCGGTGGAAACGGTTGAGTCTGTTCCTGCGAAAACACTTGAAGAAAAGTTTGCTGAGGTAAAAGAAAATGTGTTCGACGTTAGAAAATGTTCGGAATACGGAGCAAGCCATATCGAAGGAGCTATACATACCTCCTTGGCTGAAATTAATAATCATCTTGATAAGTATCCCAAAAATGCCAAGGCTTACATCCATTGTGCCGGGGGATACCGTTCTGTGATTGCAGCGAGTATTTTAAAGTCAAGAGGAATTCACAATATAGTTAATGTAGAAGGTGGATTTAAGGATATTAAAGAAACCTCTTTGCCCTTAACTAATTAA
- a CDS encoding sulfite exporter TauE/SafE family protein produces MEILGYFSAIIIGVSLGLIGGGGSILTVPVLVYFMGEDPVLATAYSLFIVGLSALVGAVKNYRLGNVDVKTALIFAPPSFIAVYLTRLWIIPAIPATMDWGFGSFTKSTLLMVFFALVMLIAAVAMLKPKKESQLDLNQSKKMLPYHLIVLEGILVGVVTGLVGAGGGFLIIPALVLLAKIPMKKAVGTSLLIIAAKSLIGFIGDVQSGANINWMLLASFTLLAIIGIFLGTYISKFVSGKKLKHGFAYFVLAMAVVIVSVELF; encoded by the coding sequence ATGGAGATTTTAGGATATTTTTCTGCCATAATTATTGGTGTTTCATTGGGTTTAATAGGAGGTGGAGGTTCTATTTTAACTGTGCCAGTTTTGGTTTACTTTATGGGTGAGGATCCTGTTTTAGCCACTGCCTACTCTTTGTTTATTGTGGGGTTATCAGCCTTGGTTGGTGCGGTAAAAAATTATCGGTTGGGTAACGTGGATGTTAAGACCGCCTTAATTTTTGCACCTCCAAGTTTCATTGCCGTGTATCTAACTCGACTTTGGATTATTCCAGCCATACCAGCCACTATGGATTGGGGCTTTGGTTCGTTTACCAAGTCTACTTTACTAATGGTATTTTTTGCTTTAGTAATGCTAATTGCTGCAGTGGCGATGCTTAAGCCAAAGAAAGAAAGTCAGTTGGATCTCAATCAGTCAAAGAAAATGTTACCATACCATCTTATTGTTCTCGAAGGAATTTTGGTAGGGGTAGTTACTGGATTGGTAGGAGCAGGTGGTGGATTTTTAATTATTCCTGCACTAGTGTTACTTGCAAAAATACCCATGAAAAAAGCTGTAGGAACCTCTTTGCTAATTATAGCCGCGAAATCTTTAATTGGGTTTATTGGTGATGTACAATCTGGAGCCAACATTAACTGGATGTTGTTAGCATCTTTTACATTATTAGCAATAATTGGAATTTTTCTGGGCACATATATTTCCAAATTTGTAAGCGGTAAAAAATTGAAACACGGTTTTGCTTATTTCGTATTAGCAATGGCTGTTGTAATTGTAAGTGTAGAATTATTTTAG
- a CDS encoding ArsR/SmtB family transcription factor — translation MKTTKRNISLDKLEKVARLLKTISHPVRLEILEALEEYKTLDVSTIGENIETVVEQSMLSHHLIKMRDNGVLKSKKEGKHIFYSIAEPEILKIFDCMQNCNLG, via the coding sequence ATGAAAACTACAAAGCGAAATATCAGTCTTGATAAGCTAGAGAAGGTGGCCAGATTGCTTAAAACCATATCACATCCTGTTAGGTTGGAAATTTTAGAAGCCTTGGAGGAGTATAAAACCCTTGATGTTTCTACAATTGGGGAGAATATCGAAACGGTTGTTGAGCAATCCATGCTGTCGCATCATCTGATAAAAATGAGAGACAACGGTGTACTAAAATCGAAAAAGGAGGGCAAGCATATTTTCTATTCCATTGCCGAGCCAGAGATTTTGAAAATATTCGATTGCATGCAAAACTGTAACCTAGGTTAG
- a CDS encoding aquaporin, protein MRSKLLAELIGTYGLVFAGTGAIVINELYGGVIGHLGIAASFGLIVTAMIYAFGEISGAHINPAVTLAFWMGKKFPSKNLLPYLFAQFTGAMGASLTLYLLFDEPNSLGATMPSGSAVQSLILEFILSFFLMLVILRVSTGSKETGIMAGIAIGFTVGLEALFAGPVCGASMNPFRSLAPAMVSMNLQHQWLYILGPLAGMMTATVAFKWLQPKSASR, encoded by the coding sequence TTGAGATCTAAATTGTTAGCGGAACTTATAGGTACCTATGGATTGGTTTTTGCCGGTACTGGAGCAATCGTAATAAATGAATTATACGGCGGAGTAATTGGTCACCTTGGAATTGCTGCTTCCTTTGGGTTGATTGTTACCGCCATGATTTATGCCTTTGGGGAAATTTCTGGAGCACATATAAATCCAGCGGTTACCCTTGCGTTTTGGATGGGTAAAAAGTTTCCTAGTAAAAACCTCCTCCCCTATCTTTTTGCGCAGTTTACAGGTGCCATGGGAGCTTCCTTAACCCTTTACCTACTATTTGATGAGCCTAATTCACTAGGAGCGACTATGCCTTCTGGTTCAGCTGTGCAATCCCTTATTCTCGAGTTTATATTGAGTTTCTTTTTAATGTTGGTTATCCTACGAGTTTCTACCGGCTCTAAAGAAACGGGTATTATGGCTGGTATTGCAATTGGCTTTACAGTCGGTCTAGAGGCTCTTTTTGCGGGGCCCGTTTGTGGTGCATCCATGAATCCGTTTAGATCTTTAGCCCCCGCAATGGTATCCATGAATTTGCAGCACCAATGGCTTTACATTTTGGGGCCCTTGGCTGGCATGATGACCGCAACCGTTGCCTTTAAATGGCTTCAGCCCAAAAGCGCATCCCGATGA
- a CDS encoding uracil-DNA glycosylase family protein — MKELMREIEACNICWQGLPLGPNPVLQVSPKSKIIIVGQAPGIRVHQSGIPWNDPSGDNLRNWLNVSSEEFYNPDIFGIIPMGFCYPGTGKSGDLPPRKECARTWHKKLFKQIESPELVLLVGKYAIQYYLKTKENLTETVKNFAQEDSIYFPLPHPSPRNNIWQKKNPWFKTRVIPNLQEKIREFI, encoded by the coding sequence ATGAAAGAACTTATGCGAGAAATTGAGGCTTGTAACATCTGTTGGCAGGGTCTTCCCCTGGGGCCAAATCCTGTTTTGCAAGTATCCCCAAAATCGAAAATTATCATTGTAGGCCAAGCCCCGGGAATTAGGGTTCACCAAAGTGGAATTCCATGGAACGACCCCAGTGGAGACAACCTTCGAAATTGGTTAAATGTATCAAGTGAAGAATTCTACAATCCTGATATTTTCGGAATCATCCCTATGGGTTTTTGCTACCCAGGAACCGGAAAATCTGGTGATCTACCTCCCCGAAAAGAGTGCGCGAGAACTTGGCACAAAAAGTTATTTAAGCAAATAGAATCTCCCGAATTAGTGCTATTAGTTGGGAAATATGCAATTCAGTATTACCTAAAAACCAAAGAAAACCTCACGGAAACCGTAAAAAACTTTGCTCAGGAGGACTCCATTTATTTTCCACTCCCTCACCCATCACCTAGAAATAATATTTGGCAAAAGAAAAATCCTTGGTTTAAAACACGAGTTATCCCGAACTTGCAAGAAAAAATCAGAGAGTTTATTTAA